The Impatiens glandulifera chromosome 3, dImpGla2.1, whole genome shotgun sequence genome contains a region encoding:
- the LOC124928726 gene encoding ankyrin repeat domain-containing protein 13C-B-like yields the protein MEDWSKYSHSPAHVAVVRRDHAALKRMILNLPRLSKASEVNTEQESLDAEIKADGISAVIDRRDVPGRETPLHLAVRLRDPVAAEVLMAAGADWSLQNENGWSALQEAVCTREENIAMIIARHYQPLAWAKWCRRLPRIVASASRIRDFYMEITFHFESSVIPFISRIAPSDTYRIWKRGSNLRADMTLAGFDGFRIQRSDQTFLFLGEGYSSADGRITLPPGALLVLAHKEKEITNALEGAGAQPTESEVAHEVTLMSQTNMYRPGIDVTQAELVPHLNWRRQERTEMVGNWKAKVYDMLHVMVSVKSRRVPGAMTDEELFSVDDEDKTATGGEYDDVLTAEERKQLDSALHMGNNDGFCEEDENSFQDAHEGSDGSSEANGVSKEKKSWFGWNKKNSTKQHGGGDDPDDSKTLKKSNGELTREDSGNNVKGGKDKNGKKKKKKTGTSETKNESEYKKGVRPVLWLTPDFPLRTDELLPLLDILANKVKAIRRLRELLTTKLPQGTFPVKVAIPIVPTIRVLVTFTKFEELQPIEEFTTPPSSPMHFEDAKSKETEGSSSWMSWMRGGNKGGQSSDGESRSFRDDLVDPFNIPSDYVWIDANEKKRRMKAKRARNRKQRKHTPARNADLEE from the exons ATGGAAGATTGGTCTAAGTATAGTCACAGTCCAGCTCATGTAGCTGTGGTTCGTCGTGATCATGCTGCTTTAAAAAGAATGATCTTAAACCTTCCTCGGTTATCAAAAGCTTCTGAAGTGAATACCGAACAAGAATCTCTTGATGCAGAGATTAAGGCAGATGGAATATCTGCTGTCATTGATCGTAGAGATGTTCCGGGAAGAGAAACCCCTCTGCATCTTGCAGTTCGTTTGCGCGATCCTGTTGCGGCCGAGGTTCTAATGGCTGCTGGTGCTGATTGGAGTCTTCAAAATGAGAACGGATGGAGTGCTCTACAAGAAGCGGTTTGTACCCGGGAGGAGAATATTGCTATGATTATTGCTAGACATTACCAACCTCTAGCTTGGGCTAAATGGTGCCGTCGTCTTCCGCGAATTGTGGCTTCTGCTTCTCGAATTCGCGATTTCTATATGGAGATAACGTTTCACTTTGAGAGCTCTGTTATTCCCTTCATAAGTCGTATTGCTCCATCTGATACCTACCGGATTTGGAAACGTGGCTCTAATCTTCGTGCAGATATGACTCTTGCTGGCTTTGATGGGTTCCGCATTCAAAGATCTGATCAAACTTTCCTTTTCCTTGGAGAGGGATATTCATCTGCTGATGGAAGGATAACTTTGCCACCGGGTGCTTTGCTTGTATTGGCTCACAAGGAGAAGGAAATCACAAATGCTTTAGAGGGGGCTGGTGCTCAACCAACTGAATCCGAAGTTGCTCATGAAGTGACTTTAATGTCCCAAACGAATATGTACAGGCCGGGGATTGATGTCACTCAAGCTGAGCTCGTGCCCCATTTAAATTGGAGGAGACAGGAGAGGACTGAGATGGTTGGAAATTGGAAGGCTAAAGTCTATGATATGCTTCATGTAATGGTGAGTGTGAAATCAAGGCGTGTTCCTGGTGCAATGACTGATGAAGAGCTTTTCTCTGTCGATGATGAGGACAAGACGGCAACTGGAGGTGAATATGATGATGTATTAACAGCTGAAGAAAGAAAACAGTTGGATTCTGCACTTCACATGGGTAACAATGATGGTTTCTGTGAGGAGGATGAAAATAGTTTTCAGGATGCACATGAAGGCAGTGATGGAAGCTCCGAAGCAAATGGAGTTTCCAAGGAGAAAAAGAGTTGGTTTGGTTGGAACAAGAAAAACAGCACAAAGCAGCATGGGGGTGGTGATGATCCTGATGATTCTAAAACACTGAAGAAATCTAATGGTGAGTTGACCAGGGAGGACTCTGGGAATAATGTTAAAGGGGGTAAAGACAAAAAtgggaagaagaaaaagaagaaaacggGTACAAGTGAAACTAAAAATGAGAGCGAGTATAAGAAGGGTGTGAGACCTGTACTATGGTTGACCCCAGATTTTCCTCTTAGAACAGATGAGTTGTTACCGTTGCTTGACATCTTAGCCAACAAAGTTAAAGCTATTAGAAGACTGCGGGAGCTTCTTACTACCAAACTACCTCAAGGCACTTTCCCTGTCAAG GTTGCTATCCCAATAGTCCCGACCATTAGAGTTCTAGTCACGTTCACAAAGTTCGAAGAGCTTCAACCGATTGAGGAGTTCACAACACCACCATCAAGTCCCATGCATTTTGAGGACGCCAAGTCCAAGGAAACGGAAGGGTCAAGTTCATGGATGTCATGGATGAGAGGAGGGAACAAAGGCGGGCAGTCTAGCGATGGAGAAAGTCGCAGTTTCAGAGACGATCTCGTTGATCCTTTCAACATACCATCTGATTATGTGTGGATTGATGCCAATGAAAAGAAGCGTCGTATGAAAGCAAAGAGAGCCAGGAACAGAAAACAGAGGAAACACACCCCAGCCAGAAATGCAGATTTagaagaataa